TTCGGCGAAGGCATCGCCGTTCTCGCTGGCGATGCCCTCCTCACCCAGGCCTTCGAAATCGCCGCCCTCAGCCCATCCTGGCCCCGCTACACCCATAAGGATCTCGTCCTCGAAATCGCCCGCGCCTCCGGCTCCCTCCAACTCATCGCCGGCCAGGTCGCCGACCTCGAAGCCGAAGGCAAACGCATCTCCACCGCGCAACTCAAGTATATCCACGAACGCAAAACCTCCGCACTCCTCTGCTGCTCCGTCCGACTCGGCGGCATGAGCGCCAACTGCACCCCCGCCCAACTCAAAGCCCTCACCGACTTCGGCTACAACGTCGGCCTCGCCTTCCAAATCATCGACGACATCCTCGACGTCACCCAAACCAGCGAACAACTCGGCAAAACCGCCGGCAAAGACACCAAGGCTCAGAAAGCCACCTATCCCTCCCTCATCGGCCTCGAAAAATCCCGCAAAATCGCCACCCAACTCACCAACCGCGCCTTCGACGCCCTCAAAACCTTCCGCGGCCAGGCCACCGCCCTCGAAGCCCTCGCCCAATACCTCCTCCAACGCAACAAATAACCACCCAACCCGGCCATCCAAAAATTTCACCATCCAAAAATTATTTTGTAGGCCATTTAACTGCCGATAACTGCCACCCATCCCATTTTCTTTAACAACCGACCGCTGACAACGGACGCCCGACAAGCTGTCTGATCTGTCTGCACCTCTTTGGACATCGCTACCCTTCCGACAAACAAGAAAAAGCCACCCAAACCGTCTTGGAACAGGCAGAGTTACTCTGCGCCGACTGGACCACTTAATTCCCCGTTCGCGTATTGGCCCGTCCGGAAGGACTTTCGCGGTAAACCCGTTTCCCCGTCCCGTTGCCCCCATCCGCGTTCATCTGAGTCCATCCGCGGTTAAAAACTTTTGTGCTTCTTGTGCCTCTTTGTGGCCATCATCCATCCTCGCATCCTTCGCGCCCAATTGTGCTTTCCCGTCGCCATCCTCAATCACTGCCCCGCATAATACGCATCCACCTTCGCCGCCACATCTTTATAACCAATATCCATCTCGTAAATCACCTTGAACTGCTCAATCGCCTCCTCACGCTTCCC
This DNA window, taken from Pedosphaera parvula Ellin514, encodes the following:
- a CDS encoding polyprenyl synthetase family protein: FGEGIAVLAGDALLTQAFEIAALSPSWPRYTHKDLVLEIARASGSLQLIAGQVADLEAEGKRISTAQLKYIHERKTSALLCCSVRLGGMSANCTPAQLKALTDFGYNVGLAFQIIDDILDVTQTSEQLGKTAGKDTKAQKATYPSLIGLEKSRKIATQLTNRAFDALKTFRGQATALEALAQYLLQRNK